In Papaver somniferum cultivar HN1 chromosome 9, ASM357369v1, whole genome shotgun sequence, the genomic stretch TTGTACTTAAGATTATAGCATAGGGTCCCGTCGTGACTGAATCACTACCGTGGATCGGAGACATGCGGTAGGTATCCCCTAACCTTTCCCAGATCAGTTCCACCACAAGAGTTCTATGCATAACCCACCTTCTCACGTAGCAGTAATGTAGATATTTTGGAACATAATAAAGTTATTAGTCCGGTGCTCTCAAAAATGAGAGGTAGAGAAGAAAACATGTCCAACATCCTAATAGTAGTGGACACGTGTACGGTGATGGTTATCACTCCCTTTGTTCACCTTCACTATAAATAGACCTTACTACCAACATATGAAACTCACTCAATTCCATCAAAACAATCCTCTGTTCTCTTTGCAAACTCTTCAAGCTAGTTTTTCATCCTTTCATCTTCTTTTACTAATCATGTCTTGCTGCGGAGGAAAGTGCGGGTGTGGACCAAGCTGCGGCTGCGGTAGCAGCTGTAACGGGTAAttgctttcatcaaatttcctCTAATTCTGGTTTATGTCATCTGTTTGATCACTAAAACTTTGTTAATTCCCTTATTTTCCTTGAAAagttttagaattctaaaacatGGGTTGTTTTAATTATAGGTGCGGCATGTACCCAGATATTGAGACCTCCAACACCCAGAGCCTCATCTTTGGAGTTGCTCCTCAACAATCGTatgtcttctctctctctctttatatCCAATCAATTCGACTTATCCTGTTTCTTTATACATGGATGGGTTGTTCTCTTAATGTTTTATTTACTGCAATAATTGTGGTGTAGATTCTCTGCTGGTTCAGAGATGGGAGCTGAAGGAGGTGGTTGCGGTTCTGGTAGCTGCAAGTGCGGTTCCGACTGCAAATGTGGTTCTGACTGCAAATGCTAGTTAAAGTCAGTCAGTCTCCATGTTTCTACTGTGTTAATCATCAATGTGATGATCTCTATCTTTATGTTGTTATTGTAAAAATAAAAGGTAGGATATGTGTGTGGTTGTCATAACCATTACATGCCTACTTAGTCATGTGTTTTCTTCTTAATCTATGTTGATTTTTTTGTTAAATCAAGAAAATTATTTCAGCAAACTGTGTTGAGTTGTTAAGGGTTGATTTATTAATGTTAGTGATAGAGGAGGACTCCTTATATATAATTCCCTTCCAATGAAATTAAATAACCTTTTCAGGACTGCCTCTATTACAACATTTCTCAATCTACAGACCTTAAATATGATCTTAAGTACGAGACTCAGTAATCATTTTAGTTTTTTGAGGGATCGTGGACTCTCTACGATTATGTATATGGGCCGGTAGTGCTTTGTACGGACTAGTCAGTCACCaagaggtgaacatgaacaaCAAAATGAAATGGTTAATCTCCATAGACAAACTGCGAGAGATAACCAACTGTGGCTTGCTCAATTGATCAGGAGCCTGACTCTTACCGGTCAGAGACTCGGGTCTGTACTCTATAATCTTAGAAAAATGAACATGACACTTAGTGAAAGGGTTATCGGTTCCCGACCGAAGATAACAAAAGAGACATTAAGTTGATGGATTTTGAAAAAGATTAATTAAGAGATCAAAATTGTTTATCAAATACCAAATGAAAAAGAGTAGTAACTGTCGATGCTTCTTCGTTCATAGCTAACCAGACGCGAGTGGTATAGGTAACAAAACAGCTGAACAGGTCCTACACAGAAAGTACATGAcaaattaatgtggaacaaggtaaaagaaagcaatactagattgctataagcaagaagagaagagaattcaagcaagaagagaaagataagttttgtgtttaataatttgattgagtaatagatagatcttacaagacttaatctagcctttatataggcttgaagaataactaaactaggaaacagaaaactaaaaggaaatctaaaagaatcctaaaaataagaaagactgaaactaggaaatcatggaagccaaacctctaagcggaatcttctggaattgtagtatgccctgcatcagtccccccttctagagtaaagctcgtcctcgagttgtccaaacaaaccagaagttcattgtcaccatgaaacgtaaaaatctcttgaacattaaatgtgttggagatattccaatcatttggtagatcaataacataagcattatcattgatcttctttaaaaccttgaaaggaccatattctCCATCTTGattttgttataagtacccaatggaaatctctcttttcttagatgtatcatcacgagctccccttccttgaaggttttaaacctctcgtgtttatcagcatcctctttatatttagaattggacttctccagtttagattttactttaTTATGTAATTCAGTTTCTTTGTCTACAAAAAagtcggctgcagtgtttgtactctgtgtggtgggtaaggctaccaaatcaagagtatgattaggtactttagagtacacaatctcaaatggagttttcccagtagaacgattcacagaagtgttgaaagcgaattccatatgtggaaataacacatcccacttcttactattatccaggcatatagctctaatcaaattcccaagtgatctattaacaacctcagtctgtccatcagtttgcggatgtgaagttgtgctgaattgtagaactgtgcctaagcgcatccataaacttttccagaaataactcaaaaatttggtatctctgtcagaagtgatagactttggaaccccatgcaatcttactacttctttaaagaacaaagaagcaacattagaagcgtcagttgatttcttacaagccacgaagtgagccattgtagagtaacgatcaactacgaccataacagaatcattacctctagcagtacgaggtaaaccaagtataaaatccatacttatatcaacccaaggtgcatcaggaactggtaaaggagtttacaacccggtattttgaattgtaccctttgctctctgacagaccatgcatttttgtacgaacttttgtacatcacgtttcaaagatggccagaaatatctttcttcaatcagggcaatggttttatctctccgaaaatgaccaccaagaccactgccatgtaattctcgcataagctgtaaacgtaaagacccttgaggaatacataatcgattccctttaaaaagaaaaccttcttgtataagaaaatcatcaaccccatgagtttgagaactgcattgatctcatagtttgccaaaatattcatcttctggataaatgtctttgatatagtcaaatgcataactctcattacgaattgtagttaatagatgactgcttctacttaaggcatcagcaacttgattcaattttccacttttatgtctcacggagaaagtgtatttgttgagtgtggaaagccatcgatcatacattctgttaactttagcagaagtattcaaaaacttcaaagcatggttgtcagtgttgacaacaaattccctatgtataagataagtatgccactgcttaagagattgaacaagagccaataactctaattcatatgtagaccatttcttttgtgcatctgaattcttctcactttaatatgcaattggatgaccctcctgtgataatactgcaccaataccaacaacatatgcatcacaatctatttcaaaaggcttgttgaaatttggaagtgcaagaattggtgccgtacaaagcttttctttaagaagaataaagcttttatccattgcttccgtccactcaaacttctccttcttgagacagtcagtcaaaggtgcagaaatagagctaaagttcttcacaaatcttcgatagaaagaagccaaaccatgaaaactacgaacatcacgaatagaagtaggaactggccaatcttcaattgcttgaactttagaaggatcgacatgaataccatcagtagaaatcacatatcccaaaaatgttactgaagaagccatgaaggtacacttcttcaaattaacatataaagagttgtcagcaagaacttgaaacacttgtgaaagatgttgtaggtgttctggctcactgcgactaaaaattagtatgtcatcaaaatacacAATAACAAACTTACTGAGAAAGGGTAGGggaacctgattcataagtcgcataaaagtactaggtgcattagataacccaaatggaatgaccagccattcatataaaccttcacgtgtcttgaatgctgttttccactcatctccacctcgaatgcgtttttggtggtaaccactgcgtaaatccaacttagtgaaaataatagagcccgacagtaaatcaatcatatcatcaatacgcgggatcggaaatctataaggaatggtgatgcgatttaatgctctgcaatcgatacacatcctccatccattgtcttttttactatccaagaaggcaggactggcacaaggactgttgctatGTCGTATTAAACCCTTTGTAAGaaaatcatttacctgtccctgtaatatctcatgctcagcaggactcaagcgatagtgtggtaaagaggctccaggaataaaatcgatgcagtgttgagtattccgtaaaggaggtaatgcagttggtagttcatctggaaataaaacattatattgaaataataagggctccacctttgcaggcaactcaatcataggcttagaatcttcacgggaatgtaaagaatgttgtgggtgcaaagaacgaataacagtggctacgacagcatcaatctgcgcacaagagtttgaagtggaattggatggactaagaacctttgttttcccattatgaacaaaagtgtaagtattctggaatccattgtgaaccgcgtgaagatcgtattgccaaggtctgccaagaagaagatgggtttccgtcatattaatgacatcacatagaactgtgtcttcgTAACCCTCAAAAGAGTATGACACATAACACTGcagagtaatcttctgtgtgctagaggcattaacccatcctacggtgtaaggttctggatgataagttactggtagttcaagcttcttaactacgtgatcagcaatataattatccacactgccactatcaattatcatcttgcagattttacccccaatataacatcttgatttaaaaatactatgtctctgagacttgcattgttgagtaagaaatattggacgaatcatcccaacaaactcgtcgtcatcaccaggtgagtcttcatcttcgaactcattaagcgcaccagtgacttcattaatgaactgaggttcaccaatcaaagcattgaatttccgacaatcactagaagtgtgccccgattgctgacatttattgcacttatctccacgaaattttgtataagcattattagctcgctgttgcggtggaaattgttgttgcctgttatgaaaccgattccctgtagtagaAGGAGTTGGTTGCATAGACTGAGACTGTTaacccggctgaagatcaactggattgactaagataggtgtagccagaggtggagtatagggcacaatatggctaggttgtcgatgtgaatggctaacatcatcataaggaggcctggtaatattcaaaacagtatctggagaaagGTTTTGAGTtgaattggtacccctgtaagtattttgataacgcccttgtctggatggataaatcctagaagaacgaataagacgattttctatcttaatagcttgctgcacagcttcgaccatagtaaaaactgaatgagtcataccattttgtattaatctattcagtccctcaatgaatcttgcaactaactgttcttcagattctttgagttgatttcgtgcgaccaaattataaaaatatgacacatattcttcaacagttcgtgccccctgctgaatgttttgtaatttgatgaaaagttgctgcataaagtctctaggtaagaacttatccctgatcaaagttttcatacgtttccaagtacgtattttcggtttgttagcgtttctacgatcatcacagatcttatcccaccaagctgcagctcctcctttgagtttgtatgtcacaagtttaaccttagaatcttcagggacttccatgaattcgaaaaaagcttctacctcaaagaaccaatcagttagttcttcaatacgaaaatttccagagaagttgggaatatcagcttttagtttatattctggtaaagaactgtaagggttgtgaccagtttttaaacgtcgttcttcaatccaattcttctctagatcgttctcacgttcatcttcatcatcactgtcaagtgcaggagaaactattcttctttgaatgacctatgaaccttcatacggtttcttaatgtttaaagtacgcaatacatcttcaggtacttcatcattctgtaaaaactgaagtatatcttctttagtttttccttctaagtctacaagctcaggcatatccaaatctagatttatatgttttgcaaccttcaaaagttgattctgcatggtttcaagcttggtatctcttaaccctaatttgtcctccatggacttctcaagagcttcagtaatgttttttgccaaaatctcggtatgagatttgatgagagcttcgattgctgctagagtaactggttgagcagtcatttttttttttttttttgtatacgaaaaggaactaaaaaaggactgaaaggtgttgcggaagcgatgtaaaggatcaagtataggatgaaaacctaaaactaagcggttgataccaactaatgtggaacaaggtaaaagaaagcaatgctagattgctataagcaagaagagaagagaattcaagcaagaagagaaagataagttttgtgtttaataatttgattgagtaatagatagatcttacaagacttaatctagcctttatataggcttgaagaataactaaactaggaaacagaaaactaaaaggaaatctaaaagaatcctaaaaataagaaagactgaaactcgGAAACCATGGAAACCAAATCTCTAAGcagaatcttctggaattgtagtatgccctgcatcacaaATTAGTATCCCGGCCACAAAAAAATGGATAGAAGAAGTTAAGGGGCCACCATCACTAACACAAAAAGCTACTTGAAAATGGATCCTAGATAGAAGAAGTTAAAAATCAACATCAAAGTTGTAGGGTTAATAATACATCGCTCTTGAAAACAATAAtcagattaagtctatgataacCCAGGATATCAAAACTGTTGGTGGGGAGTTTACTCGATCTTTATTCTCATTTGTCTGGTGATGAGCTAATGATATTGCTCATGATCTCTGCAAGTTTTTGTGCGTTCGTCACCTGCAAATTTTTGGCTTTTCAGTAAAAGTATGAAATAATTGATGAAAAATATGCAATTTTGCATTGTAGTACAGTGAAATGTGATCGTTTTTGTCGTTATCCTTTATTTCATAGGTATTCACTGTTCACAGATGCGTGATGATGCATTATTGGTACATCCTCCGTTGGACCTTAtcgatgatgcattaacaatttaccTCTTTATGAATACAAAGCTTCTCTACGGACCGAGAAAACAAACTAGGTAAAAACTACCTCTCACagtttattcttattttttcttttttttcctatttGTGGGTCCCAATGGACCCCGCCCCCCAGGAGACCTACATGAGTGGTTTGTCAGCAGTGACGGAGCCAAGACATTTCGACTCtgggtcaatttttttttttttttttgatagcagcaaatttcttttttttagtCGCATTTCACTTTTAGTGCAAGTGCTCCCGGAGTTTTA encodes the following:
- the LOC113310672 gene encoding metallothionein-like protein type 2 codes for the protein MKLTQFHQNNPLFSLQTLQASFSSFHLLLLIMSCCGGKCGCGPSCGCGSSCNGCGMYPDIETSNTQSLIFGVAPQQSFSAGSEMGAEGGGCGSGSCKCGSDCKCGSDCKC